In the genome of Toxoplasma gondii ME49 chromosome Ia, whole genome shotgun sequence, the window CCTGTCGCTATGCAAAACGCTACGGTACGAACGGCCACATGGCACACGGACTGAACTCCAGACCCCAGCAACCAGTGCCGCAAGAAACACGGGGAACCTCGTGCTTACCCGGTTGTCCGGGAAAGAATCTACTTTTCTTTGGAGCGCTTCGAGGGACTTCCCGTCCCAGTACGGTCCAGCGGTTCCACTTCTTCCACGACGGTTCCCTGCTTCTTGGCACTCACAGGCCTGTCGAGGTAACGAAACGGCATTATCCAAAAAGCACGGCAAACGAAAGGCACCTCGCGGCACCAGCTTAACACTGATTGCCTTTCTTACGAAGCACAATGGTCCACCCAACCAATACGGTCCAGTTGAATGGGTACAACTTCCTTGCCGAAAAGGTCACATGAGTCCGGCGCACCTTGCTCACGTACGTGCGCGGAGTTTGTACAAAGGTTTCCTTCTTAAAGAGCGGCCTTTTTTGCCAGCACACTCATGGCTTTCGACTCGCCCGGTGGGAAGCGCTGGGGTTACTCAATTTCgagcgtttcctcttttggGGGGGGAGTGCGTCCGTGTGTGATCTTGTTttgaggtgtatgtacacctaAGCTGGTTGCGAGATTCTCGCAGTTTGCGGAGACATGCTTTTTCGCGTTGTTCTCTGGTACCACGAGTAGCTGGCGTATGCAACGAGGGAACAACCGTTTCTGGGTCGTTTTTTGTCTTGGCGGTTCTCTTCGTGTGACGCGTGGCGCAGAGTTTGTCCGTTTCCGTTTGTCAAAATTTCCGTTTCCGCGTCCGCGGTGTGGGTTCGAGCACCGCTGACCAGCTTGCGTTTTCCACCGACGAAACTGACACATGCGGTGAGCCTTGTTTCGTTCTTTGCGCGCCGAAGCGCTCGCTGCTGGTTTCCCGCGCCTGtctggaagaagacgccgttctctctctgtggatACCAGACGCCGTTAACGCTGCTGCCAGACAACTTGAAAGTGTTTTTCCGAGAGGGCTTTTCCGCAGTTCCAAAACATTCCACCGTGTTTCTACCGTTTTGTCGGGCTTTTTCGCGTGCACGCATTTCCGTGGGACAACCATCGTGGCCCCTGCTCGTCTTCCACTCGCCACCGTAAAAGCTAGGTTTCCATCGCACCGTCAGCCACCGTCGACCGTCCACCCGCCCTCCCCCCCTGGCGTGGCCCGTCTCGCGACTCACTTTCCTCGGAACCGAGTCGCGATTGTGTGCAACGAAGAGCGAATTTTCTCCATTTCCAACAAAAAGTGTCTCAACGAAGCGGAGAAACATCGCCACACTACTGTTCTCCGCCCCATTCTTCCGCATTTCCAACCTGTATAAAGGTatccccttttctctgtcgcggatgtgtgtgtgttctAGCCTCTGTGTATCGGTATGCGATGTCCAAAAAGTAGCTGAGTGCGTTGgcgtctgtgtgtgcgtttcctgttgtctcctttgtcctCGGAGTCCCTCCTTTTGATCGTTTCCAGATTGTTTCCTCTTGGCGCTCGCCAGCCTCCGTTCTGTCGCAGACTCAAAACCGCCGTGTCCACCCGCTGTTGGCGGCTACACACCCGCCACCTTTGTCTTCTATCGGTGTACACACCCCCCTCCCACACTTGCGTGCGTTGCAGAGAACgcatttttttctttttccccgcttccccgcgtttctctcctcagtcCCCCTTTTCCCAGTGCCCCCGGAAGTCGCTCGTGTGCCCGTCTCAACTCTGGTGTGCCTGTCGCCTTCCCGCCGAGCAAAAAAATGGAAATCCCGGCGCCCTCGAGTCCGACCGCTCTCAAGGCGGCCGTACCCGTCTCGTCTCCGACCATGGCTCTGCACACACACGGGTCTCTCAGCAGTTCTTTTTCAGAGGCCGTTTCGCCGTCCAAAAAGACAGGATCTGCTGGCGCCTCTCCCGTCCACGGCGCAGGTCGTGGCATGTACGTCGTCAACCGCcgcggcgaagaggagcCTGTTTCCTTCGACCAGATTCTGAAGAGAATAGAGAAGCTCTCTTTCGGCCTCCACCCTCTCGTCGACCCCGCTCGCGTTGCACAGGCCGTTATCAACGGCATGTACGCGGGGATTCGAACAAGCGAGTTGGATGACCTGGCTGCACAGACCAGCGGTGAGAAAAGGGATCTGCGGGCAGACACACGAACAAGACGCGAGTGGtaaagggaagaagaagtagTCGAAAGCGGAAGGAGAGATAGCACAGGCAAAGACACCGGGGCGTTTCTGCCTCAGAAGGGCCTCCACCGTGGAATGCAGGAAACAGGATTGTCGCACAGCACAATCTGTGGCTGGGCATCTCATCCTGAGATACAGGCGCCTATGGAAACGCGCGGAAGTCCAGTTTCGATCTCGCGTCTCGGTGCTCAGAGACAAGGCTGGTCGGTGTCGTCTGGGGCTGTGGCTGCCGtagtctcttctctctcatggGTGTGGATGCGAAAATTTGTGGGTGTACGCTTGGATGCggttctcgttttctcgccacTCTCTGCTCAGCTCGTGTGACTCGCAACTTCGCTCAAGTGCGCTCTTTTTTATGGCTTCTGCAGCTTACATGGCCGCTTCTCACCCTGACTTCTCCAGACTGGCTGCTCGGATCGCCATCGACAACCTCCACAAAAACACAACAGACAACTTCTTGACTGTCATCGATCAGCTGCATGGCTACGTCGGTGAGTTCAGCgatcttttctccctctcaaGTGTGTCGAGTTGCAAGGAACTGTTCCAGGACTTTTCAGACAAAGCGCTTTTGGGTGTGACTCGTCTTCCCATGACTGCACCTGGAGGGTGGCGGCTCTCattgcatgcagcggtgTTTATTTCTTGAGAACTCTGTCTTTGCACAAACTCGATCTCTTTCGAAACGCTAaaccgtcttctctccattccTGTGACAAGGGGGAGTGACGGCCATGACCATCCCTGCCCcccaggtgtctccgcgaATGCAGTTCACTGAAGTCGTGGCGGAGCGTCTTGGGCGGCTTCTTGTCGTTCCGTCTTCAAGGAACTCGCTTCATGTCTCTTCCTGCAGACAAACTGGGGCGCGAGGCGAAGCTCGTCAGCACTGAGGTGTACGAATTCGTGAGGGAAAATGAGCAGGCGCTGAACGAGGCTCTGAACTACTCCAGAGATTTCGACTACGACTATTTTGGATTCAAGACACTGGAACGGTGAGCTCTGTTCTTCAGTTTCGTCGACTTCGGCTCGACGCACTCCACAGACATACGCCTGCAACATCATCGATTGCCATGTACAAGTCAATCAGAATGGCTCTTCGCGGCAGGGCCATGCGTCACGTCGGCCGCCTTGAGCTGTGTGGAACAGGTCCCCTCGATCGTCACACTGAGTTTTAGTGGATCTCAGATCAGGCATGCGTCCAGCCGACCTTGGCAGGTGCGCcgccgcagagaagacaacgacgTTTCCGTTCAAATTCTCTGGAAGAGTCCGCGTCATAGCTACCTGGATTTCTCCGTTCGCGTCATGCAAGACTTCCGAGGCGAGGCCTTCGGGAACGAGTCGAACGCAGTGGATGTGACTGTCCGACTCGCGTTTGCCTGTGCCTGGAGTCGCAGACTCTCCAGCTGTCTTGAGCTGTAACGCGAGTGTCGACTTGTGGCTTTTGCAGGTCGTACCTCCTGAAGATCCACGACCGGATTGTCGAGCGTCCCCAGCACATGCTCATGAGAGTCGCATGCGGCATTCATTGTGGGGATGTGGAGAAAGCAATCGAAACCTACGAACTGATGAGTCAGAAGTTCTTCACGCATGCAACGCCGACCCTGTTCAACGCCGGCACCCCCCGCCCACAGATGAGcagctgtacgtacatcGGACTCAAAAGAAGCTCGAGTGACTTTTGCTCATCGAGAGTCAGCCTcgaggcgaggaaacagaagcggCTGGCACGGAGATACATCTCTCCGAGAGCAAAGATTCCAAGACTGGGTCCTCTCCCGCGTttgtatgtgtgtgcatgcgtctgacAGGTTGTAAACGAACCTGTTTACATCGGAGTCAACACGTAGGGAGGGATATTGGTATGTGTGAAGATCGCGTCGGGATGTGCAATCTTTATGGAGACGCAGAatttgtgtgtctctctgctttccagGTTTTCTGCTGACGATGCAAGAGGACTCGATCGATGGAATTTTCAGCACACTGAAGCAATGCGCGTTGATTTCCAAGACAGCTGGGGGCCTCGGTCTCGCCGTGACAGACATTCGAGCCACAAACAGCTACATCCGAGGAACGAATGGCTACTCGAATGGCCTTCTGCCGATGCTCAGAGTCTTCAACGACGCCGCGCGCTACGTCGACCAGGGCGGCGGCAAACGCAAAGGCAGCCTCGCCATTTACTTGGAACCTTGGCACTTTGATGTTTTTGATTTCCTCGACATCAAGAAGAACCATGGCAAGGAAGAGCGACGGGCGCGCGACCTCTTCTGCGCCCTCTGGATCCCAGATCTCTTCATGGAACGTGTGAACGACAACGGTGAGCAGAGCGACTCCGGCAGGTTTGCCGCACCGTTTTGGATGCAGTCCTTTGGCACATGTGCATTCAGTGGGGtgctcgtctctccaccgATCCCCATGCAGAGACTCGAGGCTCGCACAgacttgtgtctctctgtctctgtggggACGCTTGTGCGTCAACGTCCTTTGTGTGAGTTGGGAGCTTTTCTTCATCGCGCTGCGACACACACGCATGGGTCTGCTTTTTCAAGGTGCTTGCGTGCTGACGCGTGGATCCACGTCTCGAGCTCTCCGAGCGACGCGcgcataaatatatatatctatatatatatatatctatatatatatatgtctgcaTGCGGTTTCTGCGCCTGTGAGGAGGGCatgtgtgtgcgtttttTCGCAGCGGGGTGGACGCTGATGTGCCCTAACGAATGCCCCGGTTTGACGGAGGTGTGGGGCGACGAATTCAAAGAGTTGTACGAGCGCTACGAACGCGAAGGTCGAGGCCGGAAGACGATTCCAGCTCAGCATCTTTGGTTTGCGATTCTCCAGGCGCAGATCGAGACGGGGACGCCGTACATGCTGTAcaaagacgcatgcaatcGGAAGAGCAACCAGAAGAACTTGGGAACGATCAAGTGCAGCAACTTGTGCACAGAAGTCGTCGAATATACGAGCAAAGACGAGGTGGCTGTCTGCAACTTGGCCTCCGTCTCGCTGCCCAAGTTCGTGGACCGCGAGAGCCGAACTTTCGACTACGAACACTTGAAGCGAATCGTCAAAGTCATGACGAGAAACTTGAACCGCGTGATCGATCGAAACTACTACCCAGTcccagaagcgaagaagagcaactTGCGGCACCGACCTGTCGGTTTGGGAGTCCAAGGTCTCGCAGACGCCTTCATGCTTCTTCGCTATCCGTTCGACAGCCCCGAAGCTCGCGTCTTGAACAGAAACATCTTCGAGTGTATCTACTTTGCCGCTCTCGAGGCCAGCTGCGAACTCGCCGCCGAAGAAGGTGAGAATTCGGAACAAGAGGGGGACAGAAGAAATTCATCGCTCTTCGTTTAATTTGGTTGAAACTTTATGCAACTGAGAAGTCAAATTCCCGCCACTTTCGAAATTTTCCACGGAGGTTCGACATCCGACGCAGGAAACATCGACAGGTCGTCTGGGTGTGGAAGCGGGCCTGCGACTCCTTTGCTTTCGGATGAGAGATCCGATGAATTTCGTAGAGACGAACCGACCTCACTTTTCTTGTCATGTCCTCTCGAATAGTTCATACAtaacacatgcatatatgctTATGCATATATCCATCTAaatacatctacatatatatatatatatatgtatatatatatgtggcTACATGTTCGTGTGGATATGATTCTGGAAAttcggaagaggagaaacgatgTAGCTCTTTTTGAAGGTTTTCGCAAATGTTTGAGTTTCGGCGGAGTGTGCTGGCACAGTCTCGGAGAAGAACCGGGTCGAAGTCCAAAGGACTGAAATTTGCTTGCGGCGGTGGAGGTGTCTTTACACCTGAGCTGTGTTTGTCTCTTGCGTTTTCAGGCCCCTACGCGACTTACGAGGGATCGCCGGTGTCTCAGGGCATTCTCCAGTTCGACATGTGGGGTGTGACTCCGTCGAGCGGTTTGTGTGACTGGGATGgtctgagagagaagatcaAGGCACACGGAGTGAGAAACTCGCTCCTCGTGTCTCCGATGCCTACGGCCAGTACCTCTCAGATTCTGGGTATGTCGCTTGAATGCGTTTTCAAAACTGCAAACGCAGCCATGCACGGATGTTCCCTCCAGCGCCCAGCGACGTCCGTTACTCTTCATGTCgaagcgtctctcctcgcctgctgctctccctctcctgcCCCTTCGAGGGTCTGTACACCCCacacgacggagacaccctgCATGTCGCTTGCGCCCGGTGCTCGTCTCTCGAGTGCTGGTGTCACCTTGGACAGCTGTGACTGAAGTTGTCTCCACTTTGACTCCCCTATTTGCACGCGCTTGGGTCTGTAGaagtgtatgtgtgtgtgaatccctgcctctctcggtctctctcctgttctcctcaGGGAACAACGAGGCGTTTGAGCCGTACACTTCCAACATTTACTACCGCCGAGTGTTGAGCGGAGAGTTTTTCGTAGTGAATCCACACCTGCTGCGAGACTTGCTCGAGCGGGACCTGTGGTCTGAGGACGTCAAGCAGCAGCTGATTGCGCACAACGGCAGTGTCCAGAACATGGACGTCATCCCAGACGACTTGAAGGCACTGTACAAGACCGTTTGGGAGATCAAGCAGCGCGTCGTCCTCGACCTGGCGATCGACCGGGCACCGTTCATCGACCAGTCTCACTCGCTGAACATCCACATGGTCAATCCAACCTACGCGAAGCTCTCCACTATGCACTTTTACGGCTGGAGAGGCGGCCTGAAAACTGGGCTGTACTACCTCCGGACGCAGGCGGCAGCGGACGCGATCAAGTTCACTGTCGACTCGCAACTCGCCATGAGTGCGAAAGCGAAACTCAGCGGCGCCACTGTGGGAGCTCTCACGACGACCAGTTCCGGCGCCGACGAAGACAAGCGACAAGACGtcgcagagacggagaaaatcGAGCCTGTAGCTCCCGTCTGCAGGTGGAGACGTACAGGCGCTTCTCCAGATGAACCCTGTGAAATGTGCTCAGGCTAATCGCGTGCGTCAGCATGCAAcgtacatatacacatatatatacatatatacatatatatatatatatatatttatttatttatatatttatttatttatatttacatataaAAATTTGATATAAACGAaaatgcatatgcatacactTGTACACAGCCAAATGTGTTTCCATATGTATAAGTGTGTGAAGAGTGTACAGTTGTCTCGTAGAGGCGGACGGATGGGGATTCGATCTTTTGGGCTGCTCAAggttgcatgcgtcgcttcTGAAAGCAGAGGGGGAAAAGAAGCACGGTGAGGAGAGTCCGAAACATTCTGCGCGGGCGTTTCTACAACTTGGCACTCGCGAGAAAACAGTG includes:
- a CDS encoding ribonucleoside-diphosphate reductase large chain (encoded by transcript TGME49_294640): MEIPAPSSPTALKAAVPVSSPTMALHTHGSLSSSFSEAVSPSKKTGSAGASPVHGAGRGMYVVNRRGEEEPVSFDQILKRIEKLSFGLHPLVDPARVAQAVINGMYAGIRTSELDDLAAQTSAYMAASHPDFSRLAARIAIDNLHKNTTDNFLTVIDQLHGYVDKLGREAKLVSTEVYEFVRENEQALNEALNYSRDFDYDYFGFKTLERSYLLKIHDRIVERPQHMLMRVACGIHCGDVEKAIETYELMSQKFFTHATPTLFNAGTPRPQMSSCFLLTMQEDSIDGIFSTLKQCALISKTAGGLGLAVTDIRATNSYIRGTNGYSNGLLPMLRVFNDAARYVDQGGGKRKGSLAIYLEPWHFDVFDFLDIKKNHGKEERRARDLFCALWIPDLFMERVNDNAGWTLMCPNECPGLTEVWGDEFKELYERYEREGRGRKTIPAQHLWFAILQAQIETGTPYMLYKDACNRKSNQKNLGTIKCSNLCTEVVEYTSKDEVAVCNLASVSLPKFVDRESRTFDYEHLKRIVKVMTRNLNRVIDRNYYPVPEAKKSNLRHRPVGLGVQGLADAFMLLRYPFDSPEARVLNRNIFECIYFAALEASCELAAEEGPYATYEGSPVSQGILQFDMWGVTPSSGLCDWDGLREKIKAHGVRNSLLVSPMPTASTSQILGNNEAFEPYTSNIYYRRVLSGEFFVVNPHLLRDLLERDLWSEDVKQQLIAHNGSVQNMDVIPDDLKALYKTVWEIKQRVVLDLAIDRAPFIDQSHSLNIHMVNPTYAKLSTMHFYGWRGGLKTGLYYLRTQAAADAIKFTVDSQLAMSAKAKLSGATVGALTTTSSGADEDKRQDVAETEKIEPVAPVCRWRRTGASPDEPCEMCSG